The Maylandia zebra isolate NMK-2024a linkage group LG7, Mzebra_GT3a, whole genome shotgun sequence genome contains a region encoding:
- the LOC101480518 gene encoding TBC1 domain family member 10A, whose product MARTELSNGLNLRDNPEKLTENGTGSSHGLNPEVNGNVVPGETQVDKYGFTGGAQQYAGDSAEEVPTEVLRQREAKWLEMLNSWDKWMAKRHKKVKERCQKGIPPSLRGRAWLYLSGGKVKRELNQGKFQKLDEEQGDPKWVDIIERDLHRQFPFHEMFAARGGHGQQDLFRVLKAYTLYRPDEGYCQAQAPVAAVLLMHMPAEDAFWVLVQICEKYLPGYYSAGLEAIQLDGEILYALLQQVSSVAYRHLKKQKLEPTLCMTEWFMCIFSRTLPWASVLRVWDMFLCEGVKILFKVGLVLLKCTLGSQQKLKDCQSLYETMELLRAINPEYMQESFLVHEIIELTISETKIEKEHNAQLRRWKESHGDLHCKSPPRMHGAKAIMTSEPHSKQHLKQRPAITVESPLAPKTDVNEENAATRSRKTKDEDEMKTAFPSQELINPYAPSSDPSPLFEHITLKGSKESLSSVEQDTYL is encoded by the exons ATGGCCAGAACGGAGCTGAGCAATGGACTTAATTTGCGAGACAACCCAGAGAAGCTGACAGAAAATGGAACGGGCTCCTCGCACGGATTAAACCCAGAGGTAAACGGCAATGTCGTCCCCGGAGAGACCCAGGTGGACAAGTACGGATTCACAGGAGGAGCCCAGCAATACGCTGGAGACTC TGCTGAAGAGGTCCCAACTGAGGTGTTGAGACAGCGGGAGGCAAAATGGTTGGAGATGCTCAACAGCTGGGACAAGTGGATGGCCAAAAGACACAAGAAG GTGAAAGAGCGCTGTCAGAAGGGGATCCCTCCATCCCTGAGAGGCCGAGCTTGGCTCTACCTTTCTGGAGGCAAAGTGAAAAGGGAGCTAAACCAGGGCAAGTTCCAG AAACTGGACGAGGAGCAAGGAGATCCCAAATGGGTTGATATCATTGAGCGGGACCTTCATCGACAGTTCCCTTTCCATGAAATGTTTGCAGCGAGAGGAGGTCACGG GCAGCAGGACCTGTTTCGTGTGCTGAAGGCTTACACTCTGTATCGGCCTGATGAGGGTTACTGCCAGGCTCAGGCTCCCGTCGCTGCTGTACTTCTGATGCATATGCCAGCTGAG GATGCTTTCTGGGTTCTTGTTCAGATTTGTGAAAAATACCTTCCTGGATACTATAGTGCAGGGCTG GAGGCGATCCAGCTCGACGGGGAGATTCTGTACGCTCTGCTGCAGCAGGTTTCCTCTGTGGCCTACCGTCACTTAAAGAAGCAGAAGCTGGAGCCCACCCTGTGCATGACCGAGTGGTTCATGTGCATCTTCTCTCGCACTCTGCCGTGGGCCTCGGTGCTGCGCGTCTGGGACATGTTCCTGTGTGAAG GAGTGAAGATCCTCTTCAAAGTGGGCCTGGTCCTCCTCAAATGCACGTTGGGATCCCAGCAGAAACTGAAGGACTGCCAAAGTCTCTATGAGACAATGGAGCTGCTCCGAGCAATAAATCCAGAGTACATGCAAGAAAGTTTCCTGGTGCATGAG ATTATCGAGTTAACGATATCCGAGACAAAGATTGAGAAGGAGCACAATGCTCAGCTCCGGCGCTGGAAGGAGAGTCACGGAGATCTGCACTGTAAATCCCCTCCCAGGATGCACGGGGCTAAAGCCATCATGACCTCTGAGCCACACAGCAAACAACACCTGAAACAAAGACCTGCCATCACCGTGGAGTCTCCCTTGGCACCCAAGACAGATGTGAATGAAGAAAATGCAGCCACAAGAAGTAGAAAGACTAAGGATGAAGATGAGATGAAGACAGCATTCCCTTCACAGGAGCTGATTAATCCTTACGCTCCTTCCTCTGACCCCTCACCTCTCTTCGAACATATAACCCTAAAAGGGTCCAAAGAGAGTCTGAGCAGTGTAGAGCAAGACACCTACCTGTAG
- the LOC101480226 gene encoding protein phosphatase PTC7 homolog, which produces MLSVLSYGRLVARAVLGGLSQTDGRDYSLITASYGFGKDFRKGILKKGMCYGDDACFIARHKTADVLGVADGVGGWRDYGVDPSQFSATLMKTCERLVKEGRFTPSNPVGILTSGYYELLQNKVPLLGSSTACIVVLDRQSHRLHTCNLGDSGFLVVRGGEVVHRSDEQQHYFNTPFQLSIAPPGAEGVVLSDSPEAADSSSFDVQLGDIILTATDGLFDNMPDYMILQELKKLKTTNYDSILQTAQSIAKQAHDLAYDPNYMSPFAQFACDNGLNVRGGKPDDITVLLSIVAEYTD; this is translated from the exons ATGTTATCCGTACTGTCTTATGGCAGACTGGTAGCCAGGGCTGTCCTGGGCGGACTCTCTCAGACGGACGGTCGGGACTACAGTCTGATCACCGCCAGTTATGGTTTCGGTAAAGACTTTCGCAAGGGGATCCTGAAGAAAGGGATGTGCTACGGTGATGATGCTTGCTTCATTGCACGGCACAAGACGGCTGATGTCTTGG gCGTAGCAGATGGCGTAGGTGGTTGGCGGGACTATGGTGTCGACCCATCTCAGTTCTCTGCAACCTTAATGAAGACCTGTGAGCGACTGGTGAAGGAGGGTCGCTTCACACCCAGTAATCCAGTGGGCATCCTGACGTCTGGCTACTACGAGCTCTTGCAGAACAAAGTTCCCTTGCTAG GAAGCAGCACGGCCTGCATCGTAGTTCTGGATCGGCAGAGTCACAGGCTACATACGTGTAACCTTGGCGACTCTGGCTTTTTAGTGGTACGTGGTGGAGAGGTGGTTCATCGCTCGGACGAGCAACAGCACTATTTCAATACACCCTTCCAGCTGTCCATCGCTCCTCCGGGAGCCGAGGGAGTTGTGCTCAGTGACAG TCCCGAAGCGGCTGACAGCTCCTCTTTCGACGTGCAGCTTGGTGACATCATCTTAACCGCAACAGACGGTCTCTTTGACAACATGCCAGACTACATGATTCTTCAGGAGCTCAAAAAACTCAAG ACTACCAACTATGACAGCAtcctgcagactgcacagagcATTGCAAAGCAAGCTCATGATCTTGCCTACGACCCTAATTATATGTCCCCTTTTGCACAGTTTGCCTGTGACAATGGCCTGAATGTAAGAG GAGGGAAGCCAGATGACATCACGGTGCTGCTCTCTATCGTGGCTGAATACACAGactaa
- the prnpb gene encoding prion protein b, which translates to MMGRLCEMVLVSLLIMSLLTTELACAKRGGTSSSRGKSSSSSNKGWTNSKTSNSQPGNYPRQPQSPNRNTNPYPPGGSYPYPKQNQPSYPGAGSNPNQYPGRGNPAGYPNQNPAGGYPAGGYPNQNPARGNYPNQNPAAGGYPNQYPGRAGSNPGGYPNQYPAGGYPNQNYPNQHPGGGFPAAGGYPQNPGRYPYQYPGGYPVQTGNTRPGWNVPGSNPGGYPGGYPGGAVGGYSNWNPNNKILSPRFGGGGYGYGMAGSPFSRSVQNMGYAPKSPSFAKKAMVAAGVGALAGMAVGYGLGRFPRPHFTFRNPEEEYYYNNYMQRRYGTQSTDQKDYGRDYVYSPPPRAETYESFMSRCMNSTDMFKDQGSSTSKSAAEDADDDTVSIEEIGYPALIEQVKSRQCVEKYMKYSEQFLKERKTEQQYQLSRSSPLSQGLIHLLTSSVMLLSSMLLLQ; encoded by the coding sequence ATGATGGGGAGGTTGTGTGAGATGGTTCTTGTGTCTCTTCTTATCATGTCGCTTTTGACCACTGAGCTGGCATGTGCTAAAAGAGGTGGCACCAGCAGTAGCAGGGGAAAATCTTCATCCAGCAGCAACAAGGGTTGGACCAATTCAAAGACATCCAACTCTCAACCAGGAAACTACCCACGTCAGCCACAGAGTCCTAATCGAAACACCAATCCTTATCCTCCTGGTGGAAGTTACCCTTATCCCAAACAGAACCAGCCAAGTTATCCAGGTGCCGGTAGCAACCCAAATCAGTACCCTGGCAGAGGCAATCCTGCAGGTTATCCGAACCAGAACCCTGCAGGTGGATACCCAGCAGGAGGGTATCCTAATCAAAACCCAGCTCGAGGAAATTATCCAAATCAAAATCCAGCTGCCGGAGGCTACCCCAACCAATATCCAGGCAGAGCTGGTAGCAACCCCGGAGGTTATCCTAATCAGTACCCTGCTGGAGGTTATCCAAACCAGAATTATCCTAATCAGCATCCAGGTGGGGGTTTCCCAGCAGCGGGTGGTTATCCACAAAACCCAGGAAGGTATCCTTACCAGTATCCAGGTGGTTACCCCGTCCAAACTGGAAACACACGACCAGGTTGGAATGTGCCTGGTTCAAATCCAGGAGGTTATCCAGGAGGTTACCCTGGTGGAGCAGTTGGTGGCTACTCCAACTGGAACCCAAATAATAAGATTCTGAGTCCCCGCTTTGGTGGAGGAGGCTATGGCTATGGGATGGCAGGGTCACCTTTTTCTCGTTCTGTGCAGAACATGGGGTATGCGCCCAAGTCACCAAGTTTTGCCAAAAAAGCCATGGTGGCTGCAGGCGTCGGTGCTTTGGCTGGAATGGCAGTTGGATATGGATTAGGACGCTTCCCCCGACCACATTTCACTTTCCGTAACCCTGAAGAAGAGTACTACTACAATAATTACATGCAGCGTCGTTATGGCACCCAGTCAACAGATCAAAAAGACTATGGTCGTGATTACGTCTACAGCCCTCCTCCACGTGCTGAGACCTACGAAAGCTTCATGAGTCGCTGCATGAATTCGACTGATATGTTTAAGGATCAAGGCTCTTCCACATCCAAGAGTGCAGCTGAGGACGCAGATGACGACACCGTCAGCATTGAGGAGATTGGATACCCAGCCCTGATTGAGCAAGTGAAGTCGCGGCAGTGTGTAGAGAAGTACATGAAGTACTCTGAGCAATTTCTGAAGGAACGTAAAACTGAACAACAATATCAGCTAAGTCGCTCTAGCCCTCTGAGCCAAGGGCTCATTCATCTTCTCACTTCCTCCGTGATGCTATTGTCCAGCATGCTCCTGCTCCAGTGA